GGAAAAGATCAACATCGGCGTGGTAGAAGGCATCGTCGGCGTGTTCTGGTGGGAGGTGACGGTCGAAGGCTTTGCCAACCACGCCGGCACGACGCCGATGAACCGGCGGCACGATGCGTTGCTGGCGGCGGCGAAATATATCGACGCGGTCAATCGCACTGTCACTTCGTTGCCCGGTCGGCAGGTGGGAACCGTTGGCAAGATTCAAGCCTTTCCCGGGGCATACAACATCATTCCGGGCAACGTCACAACCAGTCTGGGGCTGCGCGATTTGGACGCGGCGAAGGTGCAAATGATCTTTAAGAAGATTCAAGCCGAAGTCCGCCAGATCGAAGCGGCGACGGGCACAAAGTTTGACTTCAAGCAGGTCAACGCGTCGCAGCCTGCGCCGACCGATGCACGGTTTCGCCGCGTGATTGACGACGCGGCCAGGCAACTGGGACTGACGACGAAGCTGATGCCAAGCGGCGCAGGTCACGACGCGCAGGAGATTGCGCACCTCTGCCCCGTCGGCATGATTTTCGTGCCGAGCCGCGACGGCATTAGCCACAGCCCGCGCGAACTTTCTGAACCGGCGGACATCACAAACGGCGCGAACGTATTGCTACACACATTGCTGAAGCTGGATGCAATGGATTTGAATTGATCAACACCGCTGTGAGAAACCAACACGGAGTTGAGCTGCGCACTGAGAGTGAGGTCAACTCCCCTGTCGAGGGCTGGAAGTGACCACACTCGCGGGGACCCCATGACGATTGCGGCTGGCACTCAACTCGGCCCTTACGAAATCCTTTCACAGATCGCCGCGGGCGGGATGGGCGAGGTCTATCTGGCGCAGGACACCAGACTTGACCGCAAGGTGGCGCTGAAGATTCTGCCGTCGGAGCTCGCGGCGAATCGGGAGCGGATGCGGCGCTTCGTGCAGGAAGCCAAAGCCGCCTCAGCGCTGAACCACCCGAACATCCTCACCGTCTACGAGGTCGG
The genomic region above belongs to Gemmatimonadaceae bacterium and contains:
- a CDS encoding M20 family metallo-hydrolase; this encodes DTALKPLMIGSHIDSVPAGGSYDGQVGSMGAIEVAETLAENNVRLRHPLEVVLFQNEEGGTIGSAAIAKGLTEKDLNIVTNSKKTIREGIKFIGGDPDNLASALRNKGDLAGYVELHIEQGGLLHQEKINIGVVEGIVGVFWWEVTVEGFANHAGTTPMNRRHDALLAAAKYIDAVNRTVTSLPGRQVGTVGKIQAFPGAYNIIPGNVTTSLGLRDLDAAKVQMIFKKIQAEVRQIEAATGTKFDFKQVNASQPAPTDARFRRVIDDAARQLGLTTKLMPSGAGHDAQEIAHLCPVGMIFVPSRDGISHSPRELSEPADITNGANVLLHTLLKLDAMDLN